A portion of the Pseudomonas synxantha BG33R genome contains these proteins:
- the prpC gene encoding bifunctional 2-methylcitrate synthase/citrate synthase, whose product MAEAKVLSGAGLRGQVAGQTALSTVGQAGAGLTYRGYDVRELAADAQFEEVAYLLLYGELPTKTELAAYSAKLSKLRDLPQALKEVLERIPADAHPMDVMRTGCSFLGNIEPEKDFSVQRDVTDRLLAAFPAIMCYWYRFSHDGKRIDCVTDEPSIGGHFLHLLHGKKPSELHVKVMNVSLILYAEHEFNASTFTARVCASTLSDLYSCVTAAIGSLRGPLHGGANEAAMEMIERFSSAEEAVEGTLGMLARKDKIMGFGHAIYKDSDPRNEVIKGWSKKLADEVGDTVLFPVSEAIDKTMWEQKKLFPNADFYHASAYHFMGIPTKLFTPIFVCSRLTGWAAHVFEQRANNRIIRPSAEYIGVEQRKFVPIERR is encoded by the coding sequence ATGGCTGAAGCAAAAGTATTGAGTGGCGCCGGCCTGCGTGGCCAGGTTGCCGGGCAGACCGCACTGTCGACCGTGGGCCAGGCCGGTGCAGGCTTGACCTATCGTGGCTACGACGTGCGTGAACTGGCCGCCGATGCGCAGTTTGAAGAAGTCGCCTACCTGTTGCTGTACGGCGAGTTGCCGACCAAGACCGAACTGGCCGCCTACAGCGCCAAGCTGAGCAAACTGCGTGACTTGCCCCAGGCATTGAAAGAAGTGCTCGAACGCATCCCCGCCGACGCCCACCCGATGGACGTGATGCGCACCGGTTGCTCGTTTTTGGGCAATATCGAGCCGGAAAAAGATTTCAGCGTACAGCGCGATGTCACCGACCGCCTGCTTGCCGCATTCCCGGCGATCATGTGCTACTGGTACCGCTTCAGCCACGACGGCAAGCGCATCGACTGCGTGACCGACGAGCCGAGTATCGGCGGCCACTTCCTGCACCTGCTGCACGGCAAGAAACCCAGCGAGCTGCACGTCAAAGTCATGAATGTGTCGCTGATTCTCTACGCCGAGCACGAATTCAACGCCTCGACCTTCACTGCCCGGGTATGCGCTTCGACCCTGTCCGACCTGTATTCCTGCGTCACCGCCGCCATCGGTTCCCTGCGCGGCCCGCTGCACGGCGGGGCCAACGAAGCGGCGATGGAAATGATCGAGCGCTTTTCCTCGGCCGAAGAAGCGGTCGAAGGCACCCTGGGCATGTTGGCGCGCAAGGACAAGATCATGGGCTTCGGCCACGCGATCTATAAAGACAGCGACCCGCGTAATGAAGTGATCAAGGGTTGGTCGAAAAAACTCGCTGATGAAGTGGGCGACACGGTGTTGTTCCCGGTGTCTGAAGCCATCGACAAGACCATGTGGGAACAGAAGAAGCTGTTCCCCAACGCCGACTTCTACCATGCCTCGGCGTACCACTTCATGGGCATCCCGACCAAGCTGTTCACACCGATCTTCGTCTGTTCACGCCTGACTGGCTGGGCCGCGCACGTGTTCGAACAGCGCGCCAACAACCGCATCATCCGTCCAAGCGCCGAGTACATCGGCGTTGAGCAGCGCAAGTTCGTGCCAATCGAACGTCGCTGA
- the prpB gene encoding methylisocitrate lyase: MSNNNSTPGQRFRDAVASEQPLQVVGAINANHALLAKRAGFKAIYLSGGGVAAGSLGVPDLGITGLDDVLTDVRRITDVCDLPLLVDVDTGFGSSAFNVARTVKSMIKFGAAAIHIEDQVGAKRCGHRPNKEIVSQQEMVDRIKAAVDARTDDSFVIMARTDALAVEGLESALERAAACIEAGADMVFPEAITELEMYKLFASRVKAPILANITEFGATPLYTTEQLKSADVSIVLYPLSAFRAMNKAAENVYTAIRRDGTQQNVIDTMQTRMELYDRIDYHTFEQKLDALFAAKK, from the coding sequence ATGAGTAATAACAACAGCACTCCCGGCCAGCGTTTCCGTGACGCAGTCGCCAGCGAACAGCCTTTGCAAGTTGTTGGTGCAATCAATGCCAACCACGCGTTGTTGGCCAAGCGCGCCGGCTTCAAGGCTATTTACCTGTCGGGTGGCGGGGTTGCCGCCGGTTCCCTCGGCGTGCCGGACCTGGGTATTACCGGGCTGGATGACGTGCTTACCGACGTGCGCCGCATTACCGACGTCTGCGACCTGCCGCTGCTGGTGGACGTGGACACTGGTTTCGGCTCCTCGGCATTCAACGTGGCGCGCACCGTCAAGTCGATGATCAAGTTCGGCGCCGCCGCCATCCATATCGAAGACCAGGTCGGCGCCAAGCGCTGCGGGCATCGCCCCAATAAAGAGATCGTGTCGCAGCAGGAAATGGTCGACCGCATCAAGGCTGCCGTGGATGCGCGTACCGATGACAGCTTCGTGATCATGGCGCGCACCGACGCCCTGGCGGTCGAGGGCCTGGAGTCTGCCCTTGAACGTGCCGCCGCGTGTATCGAAGCCGGTGCCGACATGGTCTTCCCGGAAGCCATCACCGAGCTCGAGATGTACAAGCTGTTCGCTTCCCGCGTAAAGGCGCCGATCCTGGCTAACATTACCGAGTTCGGCGCGACGCCGCTGTACACCACCGAACAGTTGAAATCTGCGGATGTTTCCATTGTGCTGTACCCGCTCTCGGCCTTCCGTGCCATGAACAAGGCTGCCGAGAACGTCTACACCGCGATCCGTCGCGACGGCACCCAACAGAACGTGATCGACACCATGCAAACGCGCATGGAGCTCTACGATCGCATCGACTACCACACCTTCGAGCAGAAGCTCGACGCGCTGTTTGCCGCGAAAAAATAA
- a CDS encoding GntR family transcriptional regulator — protein MLDQAEIPIAASDDSQTMSENVFRRIQAAIVKGEIAPGSKISEPELARTYGISRGPLREAIHRLEGQRLLVRVPHVGARVVSLSHAELIELYEIRESLEGMACRLAAERMTDAEIEELRQVLHTHERDAAFQAGVGYYQQEGDFDFHYRIIQGAGNRTLTQMLCGELYQLVRMYRIQFSATPNRPRQAFAEHHRILDAIADRDGELAELLMRRHIGASKRNIARHFPDGAPSSRGES, from the coding sequence ATGCTGGATCAGGCGGAAATTCCGATAGCGGCGTCAGACGATTCCCAAACCATGTCCGAGAACGTCTTCCGGCGTATCCAAGCCGCCATCGTCAAAGGTGAAATTGCCCCCGGCAGCAAGATTTCCGAGCCGGAACTGGCGCGTACCTACGGCATCAGCCGCGGCCCGCTGCGCGAGGCGATCCACCGCCTGGAAGGCCAGCGCCTGCTGGTGCGCGTGCCTCACGTTGGCGCACGGGTTGTGTCGTTGAGCCACGCCGAGCTGATTGAACTCTATGAGATCCGCGAGTCCCTGGAAGGCATGGCCTGCCGCCTCGCCGCCGAGCGCATGACCGACGCGGAAATCGAAGAGCTGCGCCAGGTATTGCACACCCATGAGCGCGATGCCGCGTTCCAGGCCGGTGTCGGCTATTACCAGCAGGAAGGCGACTTCGACTTTCATTATCGGATTATCCAGGGCGCCGGTAACCGCACCCTGACCCAAATGCTCTGCGGCGAGCTGTACCAACTGGTGCGCATGTACCGCATCCAGTTTTCCGCCACCCCCAATCGTCCACGCCAGGCCTTTGCCGAACACCACCGCATTCTCGACGCGATTGCCGATCGCGATGGTGAACTGGCCGAACTGTTGATGCGCCGGCATATCGGCGCCTCTAAACGCAACATCGCCCGTCACTTCCCGGACGGCGCTCCTTCATCACGAGGTGAGTCATGA
- a CDS encoding ATP-dependent zinc protease → MRLKPFPLFICLLLLSSLGFAAEKTVYGLNEYAKLDGIDLEVAAKLDTGAKTASLSARDIKRFKRNGETWVRFYLAIDTAHSHPIELPLARVSKIKRRAGDYDPDEDKNYTARPVVALDICMGTALRSIEVNLTDRSSFQYPLLIGSEALKRFDALVDPSLKYAAGKPACVADAHTAE, encoded by the coding sequence ATGAGACTCAAGCCCTTCCCCCTGTTTATTTGCCTACTGTTGCTGTCCAGCCTTGGCTTCGCCGCCGAGAAAACGGTGTATGGCCTCAATGAATACGCCAAGCTGGACGGTATCGACCTGGAAGTCGCGGCCAAGCTCGACACCGGCGCCAAGACCGCCTCGTTGAGCGCCCGCGATATAAAGCGCTTCAAGCGCAACGGCGAAACCTGGGTACGCTTCTACCTGGCCATCGACACCGCCCACTCCCACCCCATCGAACTGCCCCTGGCCCGCGTCAGCAAGATCAAGCGCCGCGCCGGCGACTACGACCCCGATGAGGACAAGAACTACACCGCCCGTCCGGTGGTTGCCCTGGATATCTGCATGGGCACTGCTTTACGCAGCATCGAAGTGAACTTGACTGACCGCAGCAGCTTCCAATACCCGCTGCTGATCGGCTCCGAAGCGCTGAAACGCTTTGATGCGCTGGTCGACCCCAGTCTTAAATATGCAGCAGGCAAACCCGCCTGCGTCGCCGACGCTCATACCGCCGAGTAA
- a CDS encoding inactive transglutaminase family protein, producing MRSLTLHLKILITFLVVLGISVTAYQIFVLGIPVTEDATDDLWNIDAKVEFVANPKDPVKIQMFVPPLSRDFVSLNESFISNNYGVSVNRIDGNRKVTWSARRAKGNQTLYYRLVLTKRYSGEKIKIKGPTFRDSIAVEGPEKIAAEALLAPIRQHSADVETFISEAIKRTNNLNDDNVKLLLAGDPSTPHKARIVELLLSIAHVPVEKVHTIRLVADQPQTPELWLRSFNGNDWLYFNPETGEQGLPADRLLWWTGDENLITVDGGKKAMVTFSLNNSEMNAIRLAKLTDENTDANFLEYSLYGLPLQTQQTFMIMVMIPIGVLVILILRNLIGLQTLGTFTPVLIALAFRETQLGFGIVLFTIITALGLSLRSYLEHLKLQMLPRLSVVLTFVVVLIAAISLFSHKLGLERGLSVALFPMVILTMTIERLSITWEERGANHALKVAIGTLFAASLAHLIMSVPELVYFVFTFPAILLILVGFMLAMGRYRGYRLTELVRFKAFLKADS from the coding sequence ATGCGCTCTCTGACCCTGCACCTGAAAATCCTGATCACCTTCCTGGTGGTGCTCGGCATTTCGGTCACCGCCTATCAGATTTTCGTGCTGGGGATCCCCGTGACCGAGGATGCCACCGACGACTTGTGGAACATCGACGCCAAGGTCGAGTTCGTCGCCAACCCCAAGGACCCGGTCAAGATCCAGATGTTCGTGCCGCCTCTGAGCCGCGACTTCGTCAGCCTTAATGAAAGCTTTATCTCCAACAACTATGGAGTCAGCGTCAACCGCATCGACGGCAACCGCAAGGTCACCTGGTCAGCGCGCCGGGCCAAGGGTAACCAGACCCTGTATTACCGATTGGTGCTGACCAAGCGTTACAGCGGCGAAAAGATCAAGATCAAGGGCCCGACCTTCCGCGACAGCATCGCCGTGGAAGGCCCGGAAAAAATCGCCGCCGAAGCCTTGCTGGCGCCGATCCGCCAGCACTCGGCCGACGTCGAGACCTTTATCAGCGAAGCCATCAAGCGCACCAACAACCTCAACGACGACAATGTGAAGCTGCTGCTGGCCGGCGACCCGTCGACGCCGCACAAGGCCAGGATCGTCGAGCTGCTGCTGTCCATTGCCCATGTGCCGGTGGAGAAAGTCCACACCATCCGCCTGGTAGCCGACCAGCCGCAAACCCCGGAGCTGTGGCTGCGCAGCTTCAACGGCAACGACTGGCTGTACTTCAACCCGGAGACCGGTGAACAGGGCCTGCCCGCCGACCGCCTGCTGTGGTGGACCGGCGATGAAAACCTGATCACGGTCGATGGCGGCAAGAAGGCCATGGTGACCTTCAGCCTCAACAACAGCGAAATGAACGCGATTCGCCTGGCCAAGCTGACCGACGAAAACACCGACGCCAACTTCCTCGAATACTCTCTGTACGGCCTGCCGCTGCAAACCCAGCAGACCTTCATGATCATGGTGATGATCCCGATTGGCGTGCTGGTGATTCTGATCCTGCGCAACCTGATCGGCCTGCAGACCCTGGGCACCTTCACTCCGGTGCTGATCGCCCTGGCGTTCCGCGAGACGCAATTGGGCTTCGGCATTGTGCTGTTCACGATTATCACGGCACTGGGGCTGTCACTCAGGTCGTATCTGGAACATTTGAAACTGCAGATGCTGCCGAGGCTGTCGGTGGTGCTGACCTTCGTGGTGGTGCTGATCGCCGCCATCAGCCTGTTCAGCCATAAGCTGGGGCTGGAGCGTGGCTTGTCGGTGGCGCTGTTCCCGATGGTGATCCTGACCATGACCATCGAACGCCTGTCGATTACCTGGGAAGAGCGCGGCGCCAACCATGCACTGAAAGTGGCGATTGGTACCCTGTTCGCCGCCTCGTTGGCCCACCTCATCATGAGCGTTCCGGAGCTGGTTTACTTCGTGTTCACCTTCCCGGCGATCCTGCTGATTCTGGTGGGCTTCATGCTGGCCATGGGTCGTTATCGCGGCTATCGCCTCACCGAGCTGGTGCGTTTCAAGGCATTCCTGAAGGCTGACTCCTGA
- a CDS encoding alpha-L-glutamate ligase-like protein, with the protein MFGFWKTWKALEARGIMGINRRNADYVLKYNKRSLYPIVDDKIITKERALAAGIHVPEMYGVISTEKEIDKLDEIIGGRSDFVIKPAQGAGGDGILVVADRFEGRYRTVSGKIISHEEIEHQISSILTGLYSLGGHRDRALIEYRVVPDQIFKSISYEGVPDIRIIVLMGYPVMAMLRLPTRQSGGKANLHQGAIGVGVDLATGLTLRGTWLNNIITKHPDTTNAVDGVQLPNWDGFMQLAAGCYELCGLGYIGVDMVLDQEKGPLILELNARPGLNIQIANDCGLTLRTHAVEARLEELKAAGVTETPQERVKFVQEMFGHIPPVEG; encoded by the coding sequence ATGTTTGGCTTCTGGAAAACCTGGAAGGCCCTGGAAGCGCGCGGGATCATGGGCATCAATCGGCGTAACGCCGACTACGTGCTCAAGTACAACAAACGCAGCCTGTACCCGATTGTGGATGACAAGATCATCACCAAGGAACGGGCGCTGGCCGCCGGTATCCATGTGCCGGAAATGTACGGGGTGATCTCCACCGAGAAGGAAATCGACAAGCTCGACGAGATCATCGGTGGGCGCAGCGACTTCGTGATCAAGCCCGCCCAGGGTGCCGGCGGCGACGGCATCCTGGTAGTGGCCGACCGGTTTGAAGGACGCTATCGCACGGTGTCCGGCAAGATCATCAGCCATGAAGAGATCGAGCACCAGATTTCCAGCATCCTCACTGGCCTGTATTCACTGGGTGGCCACCGCGACCGGGCGCTGATAGAGTACCGTGTGGTGCCCGACCAGATCTTCAAAAGCATCAGCTACGAGGGTGTGCCGGATATTCGCATTATCGTACTGATGGGCTACCCGGTGATGGCCATGCTGCGCTTGCCGACCCGCCAGTCCGGCGGCAAGGCCAACCTGCACCAGGGCGCGATCGGCGTGGGCGTCGACCTTGCCACTGGCCTGACCCTGCGCGGTACCTGGCTGAACAACATCATCACCAAGCACCCTGACACCACCAATGCGGTCGATGGTGTGCAACTGCCCAACTGGGACGGTTTCATGCAGCTTGCGGCCGGCTGCTATGAGCTGTGCGGGCTGGGCTATATCGGCGTGGATATGGTACTGGACCAGGAAAAAGGCCCGCTGATCCTTGAGTTGAACGCACGGCCTGGGCTGAACATCCAGATTGCCAACGACTGCGGCCTGACTTTGCGCACCCATGCGGTGGAAGCGCGATTGGAAGAACTCAAAGCTGCCGGCGTGACGGAAACCCCGCAAGAGCGGGTGAAGTTCGTGCAGGAGATGTTTGGGCATATACCGCCCGTGGAAGGCTGA
- the pabB gene encoding aminodeoxychorismate synthase component I, which yields MLTCSVHPLPYRANPAEYFAAIRHAPGAVLLDSGRPTADRGRYDLLSAWPEAKLTVGPDESGGDFLQRLRKNLARLGEAAIPADLQLPFAGGLIGYLSYDFGRHLENMPHLAVDDLHLPDARFGLYAWALISDHQARSSQLVFHPTLADSERQRLIALFSHGTVDTSATFKLQGPMAPDLTAEAYRQAIARIQDYIQAGDCYQVNFAQRFRAPCMGDPWAAYCALREACPTPFSGFQSLPDDGAVLSLSPERFVRISERQVETRPIKGTRPRGVTPAEDAANAAELLASPKDRAENLMIVDLLRNDLGRNCRIGSVKVPELFSLESYPNVHHLVSSVTGVLADDKDALDLIAGSFPGGSITGAPKIRAMQIIDELEPTRRGLYCGSLVYLDVRGEMDSSIAIRSLLVKDGQVCCWGGGGIVADSQWQAEYQESLTKVRVLLQTLEGL from the coding sequence ATGTTGACCTGCTCCGTACACCCATTGCCCTACCGGGCCAACCCCGCCGAGTATTTTGCGGCGATTCGCCATGCTCCAGGCGCGGTACTGCTCGACAGCGGCCGGCCGACGGCTGATCGCGGCCGGTATGACCTGCTCAGTGCCTGGCCCGAAGCGAAATTGACGGTAGGGCCGGACGAAAGCGGCGGTGATTTCCTGCAACGCTTGCGGAAAAACCTCGCGCGATTGGGTGAAGCCGCAATCCCCGCCGATTTACAGTTGCCGTTCGCCGGAGGCTTGATCGGCTACCTGAGCTACGACTTCGGCCGGCACCTTGAGAACATGCCGCACCTGGCAGTGGATGACCTGCACCTGCCAGACGCGCGCTTCGGGCTGTACGCCTGGGCGCTGATCAGCGACCACCAGGCCCGGAGCAGCCAACTGGTGTTTCATCCCACGCTGGCCGATAGCGAACGACAACGGTTGATCGCGCTGTTCAGCCACGGGACTGTCGACACCTCTGCGACGTTCAAACTCCAGGGCCCGATGGCACCCGACCTCACCGCAGAGGCCTACCGCCAAGCCATCGCGCGTATCCAGGATTACATCCAGGCCGGCGACTGCTATCAGGTCAACTTTGCCCAGCGCTTTCGCGCACCCTGCATGGGGGATCCCTGGGCAGCCTATTGCGCCCTGCGCGAAGCCTGCCCCACGCCGTTTTCCGGGTTCCAGAGCTTGCCCGATGACGGTGCGGTACTGAGCCTGTCACCGGAACGCTTTGTGCGCATCAGCGAACGCCAGGTCGAGACCCGCCCGATCAAGGGCACCCGCCCTCGCGGCGTAACACCTGCAGAAGACGCCGCCAACGCCGCCGAATTGCTCGCCAGCCCCAAGGATCGCGCAGAAAACCTGATGATCGTCGACCTGCTGCGCAACGATCTCGGTCGCAATTGCCGCATCGGCTCGGTGAAAGTGCCGGAACTGTTCAGCCTGGAAAGCTACCCCAACGTGCACCACCTGGTGAGCAGTGTCACAGGTGTACTGGCCGACGACAAAGACGCCCTCGACCTGATCGCCGGCAGCTTCCCCGGCGGCTCCATCACCGGCGCGCCGAAGATCCGCGCGATGCAGATCATCGACGAGCTTGAGCCCACCCGCCGCGGGCTGTACTGCGGCTCGCTGGTGTACCTGGACGTGCGCGGCGAGATGGACAGCTCCATCGCCATCCGCAGTTTGCTGGTCAAGGACGGGCAGGTGTGTTGCTGGGGTGGCGGTGGGATTGTGGCGGATTCGCAGTGGCAGGCGGAGTATCAGGAGTCGCTGACGAAGGTGCGGGTGTTGTTACAGACATTGGAAGGTTTGTAG
- the thrH gene encoding bifunctional phosphoserine phosphatase/homoserine phosphotransferase ThrH yields MEIACLDLEGVLVPEIWIAFAEKTGIESLRATTRDIPDYDVLMQQRLRILDEHGLKLADIQAVIATLKPLDGAVEFVNWLRERFQVVILSDTFYEFSQPLMRQLGFPTLLCHRLITDENDRVVSYQLRQKDPKRQSVLAFKSLYYRVIAAGDSYNDTTMLGEADRGILFHAPENVIREFPQFPAVHTFEDLKKEFIKASNRQLSL; encoded by the coding sequence GTGGAAATTGCCTGTCTTGACCTGGAAGGGGTGCTGGTTCCGGAAATCTGGATCGCCTTCGCCGAAAAAACCGGTATTGAATCCCTGCGCGCCACCACCCGCGACATTCCCGATTATGACGTGCTGATGCAGCAGCGCCTGCGCATTCTCGACGAACACGGGCTCAAACTGGCCGATATCCAGGCGGTGATTGCTACGCTCAAACCGTTGGACGGGGCCGTCGAGTTCGTCAACTGGCTGCGCGAACGCTTCCAGGTGGTCATCCTGTCCGACACTTTCTACGAATTCTCCCAACCGCTGATGCGCCAGCTGGGTTTCCCGACCTTGCTGTGCCACCGCTTGATCACTGATGAAAATGATCGGGTGGTGAGCTACCAGTTGCGCCAGAAAGACCCCAAGCGCCAGTCGGTATTGGCATTCAAAAGCCTCTACTACCGCGTGATCGCTGCCGGTGACTCGTACAACGACACCACCATGCTGGGTGAAGCTGATCGTGGGATCCTGTTCCATGCGCCGGAGAATGTGATTCGCGAATTCCCGCAGTTCCCGGCGGTGCACACCTTTGAAGACTTGAAGAAAGAGTTTATCAAGGCGTCGAATCGGCAGTTGAGCCTGTAA
- a CDS encoding phosphoadenylyl-sulfate reductase yields the protein MNQAFDVAELAATYANKSAQDILKLAFSQFGDDLWISFSGAEDVVLVDMAWKLNKNVKVFSLDTGRLHPETYRFIEQVREFYKIDIELISPDQSKLEPFVKEKGLFSFYKDGHGECCGIRKIEPLRRKLAGVSAWATGQRRDQSPGTRSQVAALEIDTAFSTPERTLYKFNPLAQMTSEEVWGYIRMLELPYNSLHERGFISIGCEPCTRPVLPNQHEREGRWWWEEATQKECGLHAGNIISKA from the coding sequence ATGAACCAAGCCTTCGACGTCGCTGAACTCGCCGCGACTTATGCCAACAAGTCTGCCCAGGATATTCTCAAGCTGGCGTTCAGCCAGTTCGGCGATGACCTGTGGATTTCCTTCAGCGGTGCCGAGGATGTGGTGCTGGTGGACATGGCCTGGAAGCTGAACAAGAACGTCAAGGTATTCAGCCTTGACACTGGCCGTCTGCACCCGGAAACCTACCGGTTTATCGAGCAGGTCCGTGAGTTCTACAAGATCGATATCGAACTGATCTCGCCGGACCAGAGCAAGCTGGAACCCTTCGTCAAGGAAAAGGGCCTGTTCAGCTTCTATAAGGACGGCCATGGCGAATGCTGCGGCATCCGCAAGATCGAACCGCTGCGCCGCAAGCTCGCCGGTGTGAGTGCCTGGGCCACCGGCCAGCGCCGCGACCAGAGCCCCGGCACCCGCAGCCAGGTGGCTGCGCTGGAAATCGACACGGCTTTCTCCACCCCGGAACGTACCCTGTACAAGTTCAACCCGCTGGCGCAGATGACCAGCGAAGAGGTGTGGGGTTATATCCGCATGTTGGAGTTGCCTTACAACAGCCTGCATGAGCGCGGCTTTATCAGCATCGGCTGCGAGCCCTGCACCCGCCCGGTATTGCCTAACCAGCATGAGCGCGAAGGCCGCTGGTGGTGGGAAGAAGCCACGCAGAAGGAATGCGGGCTGCATGCGGGGAATATCATCAGCAAGGCCTGA